The proteins below come from a single Miscanthus floridulus cultivar M001 chromosome 1, ASM1932011v1, whole genome shotgun sequence genomic window:
- the LOC136479768 gene encoding large ribosomal subunit protein bL17c-like isoform X2: MAAFPSASPSPAISASTWRMASPRAALPALRPSPGGRLRSSFAPAAAASVGCLGSFSGLAPVSNLLSLGAENSSFEHRLFGIDARGRIVAMRHGRRVPKLNRPPDQRKALLRGLTTQLLKHGRIKTTKPRAKAMRKYVEKMITLAKDGSLHKRRQALAFIYEKHIVHALFAEVADRYGDREGGYTRIIPTFPRRGDNAPMAYIELV, translated from the exons aTGGCGGCCTTCCCCTCCGCCTCCCCGTCGCCGGCGATCTCCGCCTCGACCTGGCGCATGGCGTCCCCCCGCGCTGCCCTCCCCGCGCTCCGCCCCTCCCCCGGAGGCAGGCTCCGGTCGTCGTtcgcgcccgcggcggcggccTCGGTCGGCTGCCTCGGCTCCTTCTCCGGCCTCGCGCCCGTCTCGAATCTCCTCTCCCTCGGTGCTG AGAACTCAAGCTTTGAGCATCGGTTGTTTGGTATTGATGCTCGTGGAAGGATAGTTGCGATGCGACATGGGAGGCGCGTTCCTAAACTTAACAGACCTCCGGATCAGAGGAAAGCACTGCTGCGTGGGCTTACCACACAGCTGCTGAAGCATGGGAGAATAAAGACTACAAAACCAAGGGCAAAGGCAATGAGGAAGTATGTTGAGAAGATGATCACGTTGGCAAAGGATGGATCTCTTCACAAGAGGAGACAGGCTCTGGCATTTATTTATGAGAAGCATATCGTCCATGCCTTGTTTGCTGAGGTTGCAGACAGGTACGGGGACAGAGAAGGTGGTTACACAAGGATCATCCCGACATTTCCAAGGC
- the LOC136479768 gene encoding large ribosomal subunit protein bL17c-like isoform X1, producing MAAFPSASPSPAISASTWRMASPRAALPALRPSPGGRLRSSFAPAAAASVGCLGSFSGLAPVSNLLSLGAVVENSSFEHRLFGIDARGRIVAMRHGRRVPKLNRPPDQRKALLRGLTTQLLKHGRIKTTKPRAKAMRKYVEKMITLAKDGSLHKRRQALAFIYEKHIVHALFAEVADRYGDREGGYTRIIPTFPRRGDNAPMAYIELV from the exons aTGGCGGCCTTCCCCTCCGCCTCCCCGTCGCCGGCGATCTCCGCCTCGACCTGGCGCATGGCGTCCCCCCGCGCTGCCCTCCCCGCGCTCCGCCCCTCCCCCGGAGGCAGGCTCCGGTCGTCGTtcgcgcccgcggcggcggccTCGGTCGGCTGCCTCGGCTCCTTCTCCGGCCTCGCGCCCGTCTCGAATCTCCTCTCCCTCGGTGCTG TTGTAGAGAACTCAAGCTTTGAGCATCGGTTGTTTGGTATTGATGCTCGTGGAAGGATAGTTGCGATGCGACATGGGAGGCGCGTTCCTAAACTTAACAGACCTCCGGATCAGAGGAAAGCACTGCTGCGTGGGCTTACCACACAGCTGCTGAAGCATGGGAGAATAAAGACTACAAAACCAAGGGCAAAGGCAATGAGGAAGTATGTTGAGAAGATGATCACGTTGGCAAAGGATGGATCTCTTCACAAGAGGAGACAGGCTCTGGCATTTATTTATGAGAAGCATATCGTCCATGCCTTGTTTGCTGAGGTTGCAGACAGGTACGGGGACAGAGAAGGTGGTTACACAAGGATCATCCCGACATTTCCAAGGC